A segment of the Geoalkalibacter sp. genome:
GGATTATCTGGATCATTTCGAACCTGATCGGCAATGAGCGACCTGGGCGGATGATGGCTTGCCCCAGTCGATTAAAAAATTCATTTCCCCTCCCTGATCCCAGCAAAATTCCCCCTCCCTGGTTTTTTGGCCTTCCACTTGCAAAAACTCCATGAAGAAAAATTCAGGAGTATGCCGGATGGCCTCGTTTCTCGCTGAAAACCTGAGCATCATCCAGCAGCGCTGGCCCGGCATCGCCCTGGCCTTGGCGACGACGGCGTGCGCGCCGCGCGCCGAGTTGGTGCAGGATGGGCCGCAGGCGACGCTGCTCATTGATGGCATCCATCTGACCAGCAGCTATGACCGCCTGGCCGAGGCGCGCCTGCAAGCGAGCCTGATTCCCGAGGGAGCTGCCGAGGCCTGGGTTTATGGATTCGGCTTGGGCGATTTGCCGCGAGTTTTGCTGTCCAGAAAACAACTCAAAAGGATTCATGTGGTCATCATGAATCCTGGGGTTGTCCGTCATGCGTGTCGGAATTTTGACCATGGCGACTGGCTTCAGAATCCGCGAATCAATTTGGCGACCGCGCAAGATCTGCCGACTCTTCGATTTCCTTTTGCCGCCTTGCCCTCCAGTTTGCAGCTTGCCGAGGATGGCGCCTCGCGCCTGAGGGATCTGATCGTTCTCGCCCTGTCGACGCCGTTTATCGGTAGCAAGCATCGCGTCGATGATCCGCAACTGCGCCAACGGCTCGAAGAGAATGAAAGCTTTGTTCTTCGGGATGGCGATGTCGCCTCGCTTTTTGGTGCTTATGCCGGAAAGTCCGTCGTGGTGGCGGGTGCCGGGCCGACCCTCAGCCTGCACTATGAGTCCTTGCGGCTCAAGCGTGGTGATTATTGTCTGATTGCCGTCGATGCGGCGCTCAGGCCATTGTTCAAGGCGGGCATCCAGCCCGATGCGGTCGTGGTCGTGGATGCTCATGAAACCAAAATCCTGCCGTTTTTCCAGGATGTTGAGTTGGCGGCCTTTTCCGGGACACCCTTGGTTTATTTTCCGGTGGTTCATCCCAGGGTGCTTGAGCATTGGCCCGGCCCAAGGCTTGTCGGCTATTCCGAGCATGGGCTTTACCAGGATTTCGCCATGCGTCATCCACGGGGAAGGCTGTTTTCCTCGGGCAGCGTCATTCATCCCGCCGTCGATCTGGCCGTCAAGATGGGCGCCGCGAAAATCATTCTCCTGGGGGCGGATTTTTCCTTCCCGGGCGCGGTGAGCCACGTCGCTGAGTGCGTGGTACGCCGGGACATGCCGACGGGGAGCCAAGAACACTGGGTGCTCAACGGCCATGGACGCCGGGTGTCCACAAGCCTGGCCATGCGCGGGTTTCTTCGCGATCTGGAAGCCTTCATGGAAAGACATCCCGAGGTTCAGTTTGTGAATGGAAGTCGTGACGGCGCCTTGATTCAAGGTGCGGATTATTGCGGGTGGTGAAGGATGCTCGATAAGGATCTGGAAGTCTGCCGGACGCATTTGAAAAGCGCGGTATTAGGTTTTCGCCTCGGCATGGAAGGGCAGGCCAATGAGGATTTTGTCGCCTTCCTCGACGCTTTCGCGCGGGTATGTCAACAGTATCCACCGCACAGGATTGTTCAATTGAACGCAGTGCTGGAAAAAATTTTCCAGGCGCAATCACGTAAAGATTATCTTTATCTGGCGGATCTCCTGGAATACGGCGAACTTGTTCCAGCGCCTTTGGATCCTGTCGTGAGAATGGGAGATTATCATTGATGCCTGAACAAGCCATGCTGGGGCCTTTTCTGCAGAATCGCTTTGGCGATCGCTACCTTTACGAAATCAATCGACGCTCCTTTGATCAGGTCGGCTCGGCGGCCGTCTATCAGAAATATTTGGCCGAAGAGATGTTCAAGCCGGAGCGGCTGTACATTCTGGTCGGAACTGATTCGGGCGTATTGGTTTCGTATTTGAAAAAAAGCGCACTCCCCGAGGGCGCGCGCTATCTGCTGGTGGAGCTACCCCAGGTTATTGCGACGATTGAGGCTGCCGGCATATTGCAGGATCTTCCGGACCGAATCCGCGTGGTAACCCTGGATCAGTTGTGGGAGCAGGCCAAGGCGTTTCAGCTCCAGAACTATCTTTTCCTGGGCGCGGTCGAACTGCTCGATTCAATCGCGGCGATGGACGCCAACGTGCCGGAGTATCGCGAATTGTCCGATCACCTGCGCGAGCAGTTGCAGGCCATCGAATGGTCGACGCGCAGCAGCCTTGGTTCGCGCGATTTCGTCCTGCGCCAGCTGGAAAATCTCGCGGAGAACCGCATTCCCGCGATCCATCTCAAGGGCCATTTTGTCGGGAAAACCGCCGTTATCCTCGGTGGCGGTCCCTCGCTCGATGAAATCCTGCCCTGGGTCCTTGAAAACAAGGACAGGGTCGCCATTCTGGCGGTTTCCCGGATCAGTCGCAGACTTCTCGAATTCGGTCTTGCGCCGCACCTGGTTTTTTCCGTGGACCCCCATGACGTGAGCTTTGATGTCAGCCGAGAAATGCTGCACTTCTGGGATCGGGCGCTGTTTGTCCATTCCCATCATGTGTCGCCCAAGCTGCTCGGGCAATGGCGGGGACGCTCGGTCTATGCCGGCGACCGCTTTCCCTGGCCGACGCCGAGCAATCCGACCAATCTCTCCGGAGCCGGGCCCACGGTGACCAACACCGCCCTGTCGGTGGCGGTTGAAATGGGGTTTTCCCAAGTCATTTTGGCCGGGGTGGATCTTTGCTACAGCCAAAGCGGCATGACCCACGCCAGCGGCAGTTTCGAGAGCGCCGTCGGCCCCAAGCTGGACAACGTCCTGACCGTCGAAACCAATGGGGGATGGCGCGCCGAGACGGGGCCCGACTATTTCAAGGCGATCGAGGTTCTCAATTATCAGGCGGGGCTCGCGGAAAAGCGCGGCTGTCGCGTGATCAATCCGGCGCGGGGTGCGGCCAGAATTGCCAATATTCAACATCTGCAACTTTCCGAGATCCAGATCGATCCTCTGGAAAACCCCATGTGGCCGAAGGTTCTGGACTTTCTGCCTGAAGACGGCAAGGAGCAGCGGCTGGTGCATTATCGGCTGGTGCGCGATGAGTTGGAACGCGTCAAGCAGCAGCTGAAAAAGATCAGGGAACTTGCCGGAGAGGCGCTGTATTGCAACAAGGGATTGTTCGGCAAGCATGGCGGCAAGGCGGATTTCAAATTCAAAGGCCGCATGGACAAGATTGAGGCCGATCTGAACAAGAATTTCTCCGACCTGATCCCCCTGGTGAAAAAATTTGAAATCAGACGGTTTCTCAAGGTCATCCGCCTTGATGAGAATAAGGCCTGGAGCGACAAGGAGATCGAAAAAACCGCCGAGGTTTATTACGAGGCCTATCAGGCCAGTGCCGATCGTTTGCTGGAACTTGTCGACGAGGCGTTGGCGCGCCTGGAAGCGCGCGAGAAGGAAGAAGCAGCGAATTTCCCCCTGGAGCCGATGAGCGCCCTCTGGCGCCGCGACGGCCAGCCCGGCAGGCTGCATGTCTGGCGCGACCGCGCCCCGGACGGCGAACAAATCATCGCCGCGCAGCCGGAGCTGGTCGCCGCCCTGGCCGATGAATTCAACACGATGATGACCACCGCCGAAACCGTTCAGGCCAAGCGGGTTCGGCATCTACGCGGCCTCTTGCCGTTGCGCGGC
Coding sequences within it:
- a CDS encoding motility associated factor glycosyltransferase family protein encodes the protein MASFLAENLSIIQQRWPGIALALATTACAPRAELVQDGPQATLLIDGIHLTSSYDRLAEARLQASLIPEGAAEAWVYGFGLGDLPRVLLSRKQLKRIHVVIMNPGVVRHACRNFDHGDWLQNPRINLATAQDLPTLRFPFAALPSSLQLAEDGASRLRDLIVLALSTPFIGSKHRVDDPQLRQRLEENESFVLRDGDVASLFGAYAGKSVVVAGAGPTLSLHYESLRLKRGDYCLIAVDAALRPLFKAGIQPDAVVVVDAHETKILPFFQDVELAAFSGTPLVYFPVVHPRVLEHWPGPRLVGYSEHGLYQDFAMRHPRGRLFSSGSVIHPAVDLAVKMGAAKIILLGADFSFPGAVSHVAECVVRRDMPTGSQEHWVLNGHGRRVSTSLAMRGFLRDLEAFMERHPEVQFVNGSRDGALIQGADYCGW
- a CDS encoding 6-hydroxymethylpterin diphosphokinase MptE-like protein, which codes for MPEQAMLGPFLQNRFGDRYLYEINRRSFDQVGSAAVYQKYLAEEMFKPERLYILVGTDSGVLVSYLKKSALPEGARYLLVELPQVIATIEAAGILQDLPDRIRVVTLDQLWEQAKAFQLQNYLFLGAVELLDSIAAMDANVPEYRELSDHLREQLQAIEWSTRSSLGSRDFVLRQLENLAENRIPAIHLKGHFVGKTAVILGGGPSLDEILPWVLENKDRVAILAVSRISRRLLEFGLAPHLVFSVDPHDVSFDVSREMLHFWDRALFVHSHHVSPKLLGQWRGRSVYAGDRFPWPTPSNPTNLSGAGPTVTNTALSVAVEMGFSQVILAGVDLCYSQSGMTHASGSFESAVGPKLDNVLTVETNGGWRAETGPDYFKAIEVLNYQAGLAEKRGCRVINPARGAARIANIQHLQLSEIQIDPLENPMWPKVLDFLPEDGKEQRLVHYRLVRDELERVKQQLKKIRELAGEALYCNKGLFGKHGGKADFKFKGRMDKIEADLNKNFSDLIPLVKKFEIRRFLKVIRLDENKAWSDKEIEKTAEVYYEAYQASADRLLELVDEALARLEAREKEEAANFPLEPMSALWRRDGQPGRLHVWRDRAPDGEQIIAAQPELVAALADEFNTMMTTAETVQAKRVRHLRGLLPLRGKALRLFKSKDRAGLEQLAGALDLHGDQERAPLLKALAQGYIAELQGDYPAALEHYQALVGETFDPLTEDALRRIAFIGIEIQQVEFSQLALDCLANAMFVYKPQYADLLRLLGQHQAAADLYVDYLEKVPSDFGVLLKLGQLYQSMGAGDAARQVFQMVLEQDPENGAARELLSGVA